Genomic segment of Hydractinia symbiolongicarpus strain clone_291-10 chromosome 5, HSymV2.1, whole genome shotgun sequence:
TCAAAGTAAACAAGTTTTGCATGTACttacaaaaaacatcaaaaataagatctttGACTAGAAATAACccagaatattttacgtactatagtatagtaaaagcattttaataaccttcgtttaaacttcgTTGTACTTAGGAATATCTGTTACgaccaacaaaaatattttttttcatgttttgagtcccCTTTCCACAACATACTGCTAGCTTCAAGCGATAAAATTTGTTatgatgagatggcgccaaatttgaataaataaacaGACCGGAAACATTCATCAAAATTCGAACGTGCAATATGGTGACTTTATCTTTATTCACGATTCTTTACTTCATCTTTACTCCCAAATTTGTTCAGTAAGTTCagtagtataaaataataaatatatatttgtcacatgttgttcaacatttgtgctattttgatcttcaactttttcttatttaattattttgtgcgTATTAACCATCCCAATAAAGAGAAGtatattctattgttttttaagTTAGCCACCCGCTTGataaatgtgtaaaaaatattcaattacAAATAATTCATCACTGACaaacatgtaaacaaatttgATTGATTGATAGTGGGGATTTTTTATAAAGCAGACGGCCAAGCCAGTCCTGGTCCTTAAAATCAACACTGCCATCGTGAACTTATATTCAGCAGCCGAACCGCAGCGCAGTTCGCTTCTCTTTTAAAAAAGGTAAACTTTTGCTGAATCAACACAATTTGGAAATTAACACCCATTTTCGAGCCTTGATTTGAAACTATAAAAACTATATAAccaattgtttgtttgtttttttatttaggtatAAAAATAACATATCAATTAACGATCCAGGAGCACAACGTAAAACGAATGGCTACACCTATTTAAATAATAATCAGACCCTTTTACTGAAAGCTGCATTGATAAGCGATACTGGGTTCTACACTTGCGTTGTACAAAACAAATATGGAAAATTAGTACATACTGTTGAGATTGATGTCTACGGTGGGTAAACAGTACACTTTTCTCTCGTTTAAATACAAATATGATGGGAAATTAATATATAGTGCTGAAATTAATGTTAGGGTAACTGCTATTTTTAATACTTGCGATTTTTTCAATTGCGTAAATGTAATTTTAGACTGTTGCTATCTTAGAAATCGCAAGACAAGCACCAGTTTTCGTGAACGTTccaaatctccagaaaaagttttttgttgcgccTGGTGACAATATTACGATAAATTCCACCATATTAACCTTCGGTACCTCTCATTTTCAACTCTTATACCACTATAATGAGAGTATTAATGCAACGCACAGTAAGCCGGCTGTTAGGGTCGTAGACGTAAAAATGTCCTACAACAAACTCGATCAAGCAGACAATAAATATGGAATAAAAAACCTGTTACAATACCACTTTCACAATGTCTCGGAAAAAGATTATGGCATGTATTCTGTCATGGGTGGAAACATTGTTGGTTTTGATGTATACCAGTTCACGTTAATAAAATCCAATAAAACGTATGTTGCAGGAAGCAATCCTAAAACAGTCAAAAGTAAGTATAGAATAGCaatgtattttgtttgtttttccctACCGGCAAACTTCCTTTCATGTTTTCACTTCTACTCCTTCAAATCATCAAAATACGTTTACGTACAAATGTTAGGTTTTTATGCATTATCTCTAAcattacatttttttgtttggtcTATAATATTAATAACTCTGTCGCATCTACTTCCCTGTTGTCACCTTTCTCGACGTggttaaatttaattttgtctcAAAATTAGAACCTGTCGTGGGATCTTCTCCCTCCGAAGACAATTGGTCCCAATCTCCTGTGTTTATCACACTTGCATCGGTAGCTGGTTTACTGATTTTTTGTCTTTCAATCGTTGCTTTATTATGGCGTCGACGTTCGAAAAgctgtaaaaacaacaacaacaaccagttGCTTTCCACTGACAAAATAGATGTGGTGTTGAATCTCGACGATAATGAATTTACAGCGTCACAAAATGGCGGGCGTAAAATAAAGTTCAGCTCTGGCAGATTATCTTCTTGCCAAACAGAGAAAGAGTATCTATACCAATGCCTTCCTATTGATCCAGAACTAGAAGTCAATATTGACAACATTGATTTTCAAGGTATGCTAGGAGAAGGTGCTTTTGGACGAGTCATGCTTGCCATTGTTTATAACCTACCAAAACATTCAGCACCGTTGACTGTTGctgtaaaaatgttaaaaggtAACATTTTATTTCATCGAAAATTGCGAAGAGGTGTATTTATGATCAAGACATGTTTGGTGCGTAATTAAAAATCCAGTGCGTAATTAAAATGATGATTTGTGTATTTCTAGATGATGCTACGGAACAAGAACTGAAAGATCTACTTTCTGAAGTTGAAGTCATGAAGTCGATAGGAAGCCATACAAATATCATCAATATATTAGGTGTTTCATCGCAACAAGGTATAAATTCTACCCATCTTTCTTCTTAAAATCGAAATATCGAGTTTTTTGTGATTTCTTACTGTGGTAATGAGCTTATCTGTTATATTTTATCTTAATGTAGGGGACCTCTGCGTGATCATTGAGTACTGTAGATATGGTAAcctaagaacatttttaaaagaaagaagaCCCACGGTTACACCAAGACCACCTCCTATTGAGAAACTTACACTGAGTCATTTGacatctttttgtttacaagtgGCGAAAGGAATGGCTTACTTAGCATCTAAAAAGGTAGCTATAGTGTCTGATTTATTTATTCGGAGAATGCCATCCTTCTTGTCAAGGTTAAGTATTTCATGGTAAAAAACCATGCTTCAGTGAGATTGactcttttttatattagtgTATACACAGAGATATTGCTGCGAGGAATGTTTTGGTAGGTGATAATTATGTGTTGAAGGTTGCTGACTTTGGACTTGCGCGAAATATAAACAAGACTGATTATTATCGAAAATGTACAGATGTAAgtgatgtttttgttgttacaaCTGACACCTACAActgagtatttcacgaagttgcCCAATCTAAATAATGACAGGAAGTATAGTTTGCATGTTTTCCTTTTAGGGCCGCCTTCCAGTAAAGTGGATGGCTATTGAAGCTTTATTTGATAGGGTGTATACTACTTATAGTGACAtgtaagttgttgtttttaccaGGAATAAAAGTATTTAGTTTTAAATCCTGTTCGTTTTAATTTACGCTGGTTCTTGGTACTCTCATTTTACTAAGTGTAACGATTATTTCTTTTAGTTGGTCATTCGGTATTCTTGTATGGGAAATTGTAACCTTCGGTAAGTTGAGAAAATGTTGGCAATAATTAAAACCGTATATGTATTTTAAGTGAATTTGTGATGCGACGGGATTGTCCTTACAataatttgatttctttttgtttcgcagGTGGCTCGCCATATCCTGGAATTCCATTAGAAAGACTGTTTGATCTTCTAAAACAAGGATATCGAATGGAACAACCTATTAACTGCACTAATGAAATGTAAGTTGCCAATTTAATCATTTATATCATTTGTGaagtaaagttatttttctaTTGCCTTATGTAGGTAAATTAAACGTGGTTTTAGCTAATcgtattctattttttatttaaacataaCGATCGATGTTAAGcatgcttttttatatatttttaggtatGCTTTGATGCTTAACTGCTGGAAAGAAATTCCTTCAAAACGACCGACTTTTGATGAACTTGTGGAAGTATTAGAAGAAATGCTGTTAAAAATAGGAGATGTGGTGAGTTTGGATGTAATAGTAAATGTTCTGCAAAATGTGTTCGAAATGTTACCATGTTTTAGGTAGAAATTTAAAGTAGCTGTTTTAAgacttgtttttaatttaggaATACCTGGTACTTCAACCACCGTACTTAATGTCGGATTCAGTGTCATCGCCGCCTCATTCTCTGTCGAATTCACGGCATTCATCTTCGAGTGTATTTGACGATAAAATTGACGAACTTGACTTTGACGTCTCAAAAGGCGTTAGTATGAGTCTCTTACATGAACGACATACTGagttatgacgtcattaaaaaccaCAATAGATGGCTACATCAATATAATTTCTATGCCGTAATTGTGATCATGAAATGCAGCAATAAACTGTTgcattaaaaacgaaaatagaGAAGGCAAAATGTGACATAATAATCCCGATGACCAACTATACGACTTGCATGGTTTCTTGGTCAGTGTGTTGGTCACTTGTTTGGCGAAATGTCTTTGCACATACCCAAGAGAATTCAGCATGTTTTGGCTCAACAGATCAGTTGTATATTTGTAGATAAAACGTGTTTTTTAAATTGTGTTATAAAACAAGTTTGAACGAGTTTAAACTTGCAGATAAGAAGGGAGAAATATTTGTTGCAAAACGTAAttactttaaagaaagaaacttcGGCCAAACGCAAACGAGAATCAAATTTCGCGAATTATTAATTTGtgttgtttattatttgtttctttgtttctttctttaaattGAGTAAACTATTCCAGTTGAAAGTGGAGATTTATTTTTCCTGGTGAAATTATATTTACATATCATTATTCaagttataattttatttttaaaatattcttttctatttaatttttattttccattgcgttttatatatattttataatattcATAGAAAATGGTTGCTTATCGAGCCTCTTTTTCCTCAACTTGTGCTATAAAAGGATGGGAATTACTATTGGTTCATttcgttatttatttgttagtaTTACTTTATTGTAAAACCCTTATAATAATTTACTAGTGTTTATATGTAAGTTGAGGCTGTGTTGCCATTAAGATTGCGAGGCTTAACTTTTGCTTTGAACTGCTAAATTAATTAGTAAAACCTACTGCCGCACTTCTAATGAATACGTTGTTGTACGTATCAAAGTGTCAAtctttttgtgacttttttgtGCTAcgtatatttaaatatatttgataCCTTTTCCAAAAGAGAATACCACCAGCTATCTATTTATGATGTTTTATGCACGAAAGGGTTTTTTGAAGACTCCCAGGCTTAAAATCTCTACCAAGCCCTTTGCAACCGGGAATGGAGCAAGAGCTGGACGCTCATTCGTGTTCATAAAAGTTTTACTGGACGCTCATTCGTGTTCATAAAAGTTTTACTTGACGTTCATTCGTGTTCATAAAAGTTTTACTGGACGCTCATTCGTGTTCATAAAAGTTTTACTCGACGCTCATTCGTGTTCATAAAAGTTTTACTTGACGTTCATTCGTGTTCATAAAAGTTTTACTCTTATGTACATTACAAAGTTTTACTGATGTCGGGTTCATCAACTTTTTTTGTGCCTTGTACATACATCGTAAGTTCTTGAAACATCTCGGATTTTTGGGTTTTCCAATGACAAGTAGTGGTAGTTTTTCACCTGTAGCACTCGCTGTACTTATCCCAGTAAGTctgactttgctgtgtttaccacCGGTGCATTTTTCACCTTTCAATTCAAGAGTTTTGTTTGGTAGTGCTTGGAAGAACAGACCAAGAATAGACCAACTCATCAGTTAAGATATCTCGCAATTTGTACCTTGATAGTTTCGTTGGTGAGTGCGTTACCTTCCAGTGTGCAGTCATCTCCTGGTGTGCATAATTTTGCTTGACCTGACACCATTTTAAATGTGACATTATTCCGTGTCTTCCATCTGTCAACCCATTCATTCGATGCTTTAAAACCATCTATACCAATTGTCtttgctaaataacttgaaggactagtccactCACAGACATATTATTCCATCTTGCAGACATAAGCCACTTAAAAAAGGCTTTTTGAAGTTCTCATGTTTCCCTGCCTtgacattcttttttttttcaagctaATCGttccaaagaaaaattaatcaTTACGCCTTCTCTTTATTTGCAGGTAAAAGCCATGTGGGAATAGTGTTTCTTGGCACATTATACTTTGAGCTACTAATGACTTAGGTTGCCCACTTTCAATTTGTTGTAACGCCTTGAATTTGACTTCAATGAaagttcttttcttttcttttgtggCCTGGACATCttttttcgttaaaaaatcGAATGCATGCACTTCGGAAACTCTTCAGTCATTGGACTGAAGAGTTTCCGATGCGTCAAACGTTTTATAGACTACGTTTGAGAGATCGAAATGGATTTATCCTTATTTCAGGAGAATTGCCAATTGTGCTTGTGCAGGAATATGAAATAAGTTCCTTTGTGATGTGCTACCATGAGTACTGCGAGACATGGACTCCTATGGTTGGAAACGTCTTACAATGCCAAATATAACCAAACAGAACTGAAGTAGCAGCGATGAATAAAGGTATAGTTGTTAAACACTTGATGAAAGGGAAAAACGGGAAGTTTGCGAAAACTGGGCTCTTTTTCTGGGAGCAGATGTTTGCAGTATGGTAACCGGGAAAATAAATGGAAAGACTAAATAAAGGAAAGGAAATGTAGGTTACCTACACAGTAACATTCACTGGTGTAAGCAAATGTTAGGCAAAAGAAATTTTGTAAAGTCGCGATAAcctttaagtaaattttcgtcTTACGATCCAAAAGTTCATTCATTCTCACCTACTTAAAGGTCCGTGAACTTTCAACGTTACGTAAAAAATACTTAATTGTGAGCACATTCTTACGGAGGCCGTTTTACGACTCACTTAAAGCGTTTTGTTCTATTGAAAACGTGCGTCGTAaacgaaataaagaaaaaaatgttgcgCAATAGCATTCTAAGCGATAAGATTGTTCGAAAATGAGttcaaaaatttgaaagaagTCGAAAGAAATTCTAGATGGTGTCAAAACAATATGTTTAGGGTTATCCTgtactttttaataaaaagcataAGGAGTTCCCATCGTAAGGACGTTAAATATGTATGGATCGTAAAACTTGTTGaacaaataataaacaacaCAAATTAACACAATAATTCGTATCAAGTTCAATCCTTCAATACATATTTAATGATATAATTATACGTTTATTGCTACATATTATGTTCAAACTCGAAATTTTTGTGTACTCCTGAAAATGTATGTTCAATCTGTAAATTTTtggtttaatctttttttttatgctTAATCTTCCTGGGACGAGCGAGGTCGGCACGCTAATAAAAACAGATTGGCACTTTATAAACCAAcgagttaaaaatataaagtattTGACTCCCAAATCTAAGCGCTAGAAGGTTCTTGAAAACAAACTGAAGTGGTTACAAGTACGTGACcgtacttttacttttttttgctaGATGTATGGCATcttctgtgttttttttgtttttttcttttaaagggAGGTTTGTCATGTTTTGCACCTAAGTATTACTGTGTTCTACATATACTGCTGTTTTCCTATGTGTATACTGGTACCTAGCTAGGTTCCTACTAAGTAAATTGCATATTCACGTAACTCTAACTAGCTGGCTACACACGTGTCACATCTCACAATTTATTCGGCGATTCGGTTCAGCTCTGTTGccgtagtgatgattgacattttgcttGATTGTCGAATCACATTTGTGttacatccgccatttttaaaatttcacaggGTAAAAATAAACCTAGTTTGTAGGAGaaagaatgctaaaaaatgtggaaTGAAAATTAGCTAACCACAttaaaaatctgtctggaaatgatgcttagctatctagattttgctccAAAAGATTATCTGTGCTCAAACTTTCTAACTCTCAACCCTCTTCACCTAAATACGGAAACTTTTAacctccaaaaaaattgttatgacgtcaaaccGAATCGCCGAATAAGGTTCGACTAGATAAAAGTTAAGTAAAATGAACGATAACATCTGGAGGGCTGCTCAACTGCTCCGTGAAGCTTCCAATTTACTAAGCCTAGTCCCTGGTTGCGATAGCGCTTTGGCGACTGGAACAAATGATAGAGCTAGTACACCTACTTCCTTAAGAATTGTGAATGATACTGTCAATCGAACTAGATAGCTAGATGTTGCAACAAAGACTAAGCATTGCAGAGAGACTACGTGCTAACCTCTAGTGCTCCCAGCTCGAAGAAAAGGAAATCAACAACAGCCGTGGAACAAGCATTTGATTTTGCACTTATCATGGATGACATTGATGAGGAAATTTCAGAAACTCTCAAGTGGAATTCAGTTATTGTAGATGGTGTTATTATGCTATGTCCTGCTGATAATGAAAGTAGCGTTAGGAAAAAGGTATCCTTTGGTAGCTGTCACGGATTTTGAATTTGCGAAGGTCCGACAAAAAAATCATCACTCCTGAACTTTCTGCAGGAACAGAATTCAACTATGCagtcataaaaaaaattgtgggtTAAGGTACACTGTACGTTAGACTAAAACAGCATTGCAGTTATGTAATCAAAGAAAATCTTGACAATaacgatgatgatgacgatgacgattcTCTCCTAAGTTCCACGTATCAGGCATTCGCAGTAAGCACTACATCCAATTAGTCAAATACGCAATCATTCCATCATCGATCAGGCCGTCAAACAGCAATACTGACACAACAACAACTTATTCAGTGGTCATCCCTGCTGTTTCAGTGTCTATTCCCATTGTGTCACCAACCCCTGTAATCACCATTGATAACAATCAGAAGAATACAGATTTAACATCTAACTCAGACCTGATTGATAAAATTAAGCAACAAGAGATCCCTAATCCTcttgaaataattaaatttattcAAAAGCACCTTTATCAGGGAAGAGGTTGGTAGTGGTCGGAGAGTTGTGTGTCTTGCTGATATATTGCAATTTGTGACTGGTTGTAATGAAGAACCCGTACTAGGATTCTCAGTTAAATCAACCATTGAATTTGAAGTAAGTAGCTTAAATGTTCTATTTTATAAACGTAAGATTTGTAACCAAGGTTGTTCTTATCAAGCGTCTGTAAGctgtaaacaataaatttttgtcaGGTCCAGGACTTagtcaaaaaattattcaacttGTTAAACAACCAAGTCCCAGACCCtatacataatctaaattttatgccgtataaatacaaagtggttagaaagttatttttttgtccaccgggatctgcaacacgtttactttgcACTAATCGTCCAGTCTGctgccactcacaattaatttttgaatatccacaggaactttttatgcaaaatgaaaaatgctaaacaactgtatttgctttgcagaagtaacaataggcttatctttatcataagtcctgtgaatgttggtatatgaaaaagatatttttaatgcTATAAGTGCTacactggatttgtaacacattacactaagtgtcaTCCATGTGAAACAGTTTACACTTTACTGAATCTTAACCTGAAGACTTTAGGTCTTTCCACTTCAAGCGAATagtacttctggctatactttcccaaattttgttatttcataaacgaaaactgaaaatctacataattatttatgaaatataggtttcagtttgtcgtggaaacatgtttaccaacatgcaatgtcttgcatacctaactagctatatatatactcaagtcttgaatGTTCGTCTATGGGAGGACCAAATAACTacctagctatttttatttaaaatgacagaatgccttgaaaaatcttttgtgcagctagctacattaaagtaatatatttagctcttgtactttatcacttaattatttaataacaaatgtgccctggagtgctggcatggtactggctaggtagcttaaaatcacaaaataaatattatccagatgtggccatccctcatcatcagacatcggaaaggcgtttttgttctttacttctcattgtggggtacctcaaattcttgtaaatccaatgaaaaaaaattacttaagaattcctcttctttcccttgcactactcatggcatttctttgcatgtcttAAGTTTCAAGTCACGATCCCTGAGCTTCCAACCCCGTCTcatcacaagtttcagcgctagccagAATGACGAACAACGTTGAGGAActctgggtaattttgaaaaaatatggttctgccttatgatttttagatatttgctgctgatatcagcatattgtggccctcgggtgccacacctccctacatataggagttaattatctttaaagcGTGGAGGCcaagtaaaaaataaaccaaatgCAAGTTTAACCGCGTAGTGTAAAAGACATCTGATTACCCACTTAAGTCCATAGACATAAACAACATTAAGGAACATTGCTTCAAATTTCTGTTTCAAGTTTCTTTCTCTTATTgaaactgaaataaaaaacgAGCCGGATTATTAGATTATTAGAATAAATCGACCTAGAAATATCTTTTGGAAATTCACAAGATTAAAATTGATATTCTGTTTTTGGTTAGAGAAAATGCCGcagtcaaaataatttttatcttatCTACGGTTTTATCTATCTACGGTTCAGAATATCTACATCaaaacttttgttatttttcacaaattacCAAATGCCAATCATCATTGGAACGTGCTGATTGTCACGGGTAACGTTAATGTCAATTTCCTAAACAATCACAGCCTTAGGtctgaaaaacttttaaaaagcgccATTTAAATAGATCATCATTCTGACACCTTCATTGACATAATTATTTGTCAAACATCAAGGACTTAATAATGATACCCACATAGTGACCACGgagctgaaaaattaaattaactttgttaaataaaaacattatactAATAAATGCCGTAATGTGAGAAACTATGATCAAGATGCATGTGACTGGATTAAAGTTTATTATCAAACTAATGATTCATGGGAAGAAATGACGCATTCTATTTAATCTTGCATCAAACCAATGATCCTAAATACAAAAAAGGGTATAGAAACAGCCATTTCTGTGGCTGACTGACACCAAGCGTAGGCAGATTTTAAAGGGTTAATCACATTTTCTCTTCTATTGTCAACTCGCTAAAATTGTTTTACTAAAGTTAAGTTATTTCCGTTACGTTACTTTGCATTCAAAATCAAATATCGCACTAGTAAACGATTCAACTTATAAAAAGTATCTATTAATACTGTAGTAAAAATTGGGAATTCGTTAAAAAGGACGAAGGCTGTTGGCATCGATCAATATTCCTAACTATCGCTATCAACGTTCAGAGTCCATTCGGttaaaaaacagcaaaagtgaaaataaataaaaacaaatttgacaTCTATCTATCCATCTCTGTAATCcccgttttcaaaataataaaaataatagtgTGCCAGTAATTAATATCATATCTTAAAGAAAATAGACTGCTTTATCCAAATCAATATAGTTTCGAGTCAAAAGAATCTCTTTGGAATATgggaaaaaatttaattggAATTAATTGGGAtatgggaaaaaaattaaaatcgttTGCTATTTATTTAACAAgggtaatctctttaataatagccgtattttgtctgtctgtccgcgtcAGGCGAGTCCCAtggcggaaacacgaaatgtgatatataaaggacgggcaaccccgtggatttttccacgggctctataataatagccgtcgtctgcgcggaccccccccccccccgctgagttagaaaatgatgttacggaaacacgaatatcaaatgcgatatatttttatccactttgttgcaacgggtaaatataaaggacgggcgaacccgtggattttttcacgggcaaagactagtctatataataatacgccagttccgtgtctctgtgacaggcaaagtggatgtattGTTTTTACTAAAGAAACAGCTGcggtaacatgtcactttttctaaactttatttttattctgtcttttgtgtgctttttcaaattgatttaaaatttttgttttaagaaagtcatggttaatttattttattgttctcataaaaacttttgtGTAATGATGTaaaactttattacacaaaagtcacaggtaattaatttttattattcccttaaTATTGGTTTTATCTATTCCcgcttgaatggaattaacaacaaaatgttttgaCGAAAAGAGCAATGCTAGGCTAaaacaaatcatgtgataaaataaagtgatttcattagTAAGGAATTTTATTGCATGCGAAATTAAATTTACCTTAACGGGagctttgttataaattgttatACGAGTAAAGTCACAGGTAATTAACGTTGTTATTATAGTTGTCAATTTCGGTCAAAAGTGATATTTTCTTGCGTCTTTCAAATGAAACTGACAACAAATGATTTTGCGATAGGAAACatagaataaatt
This window contains:
- the LOC130644897 gene encoding fibroblast growth factor receptor-like; protein product: MAVMFLIKLALMLILLLEDFCFVTSELSFVENGNHLRKEKNSWFFDCTLNSETSGVKITWLKDSTIEVDRLPGVSFHNNKQILEIHNFSSQYTGVYKCNVKAGDRDSEIDRIFDVPPIQPPLIQTRAKFLNITVGDTAKFRCTVKRHYLKSYNWFFNGNQVSSDKHYRIKKHRFLRIRRVKIEDSGKYTCVVENNVGKSKTVYNLFVRPHGNSSEDLRPRLRKGHSLKVDVVLGNVTADCQADGAMPMNVTWYKNNISINDPGAQRKTNGYTYLNNNQTLLLKAALISDTGFYTCVVQNKYGKLVHTVEIDVYEIARQAPVFVNVPNLQKKFFVAPGDNITINSTILTFGTSHFQLLYHYNESINATHSKPAVRVVDVKMSYNKLDQADNKYGIKNLLQYHFHNVSEKDYGMYSVMGGNIVGFDVYQFTLIKSNKTYVAGSNPKTVKKPVVGSSPSEDNWSQSPVFITLASVAGLLIFCLSIVALLWRRRSKSCKNNNNNQLLSTDKIDVVLNLDDNEFTASQNGGRKIKFSSGRLSSCQTEKEYLYQCLPIDPELEVNIDNIDFQGMLGEGAFGRVMLAIVYNLPKHSAPLTVAVKMLKDDATEQELKDLLSEVEVMKSIGSHTNIINILGVSSQQGDLCVIIEYCRYGNLRTFLKERRPTVTPRPPPIEKLTLSHLTSFCLQVAKGMAYLASKKCIHRDIAARNVLVGDNYVLKVADFGLARNINKTDYYRKCTDGRLPVKWMAIEALFDRVYTTYSDIWSFGILVWEIVTFGGSPYPGIPLERLFDLLKQGYRMEQPINCTNEMYALMLNCWKEIPSKRPTFDELVEVLEEMLLKIGDVEYLVLQPPYLMSDSVSSPPHSLSNSRHSSSSVFDDKIDELDFDVSKGVSMSLLHERHTEL